One genomic window of Wolbachia endosymbiont (group B) of Eucosma cana includes the following:
- a CDS encoding nucleotide exchange factor GrpE has translation MSDSNKEKKKKFADMVSKRKGDDQEDQQTGDLSEELNILKERAVQLEDHLRRAVADNENVKRIMQKQISDASDYAVTKFARDMIDSCDNLKKAMENLKDDDPIHEGIKVAHQKIVSDLKKHGIEEIDPIGNSFDSNLHQAVVEREDNEKEPGTIVEVLQTGYTIKNRLLRPAMVILSKKSADCESN, from the coding sequence ATGTCAGATAGTAATAAAGAGAAAAAAAAGAAATTTGCAGATATGGTCAGTAAACGAAAAGGGGATGACCAAGAAGATCAGCAAACAGGTGATTTAAGTGAAGAGCTTAATATATTAAAAGAACGTGCAGTTCAGCTTGAAGATCATTTACGCCGTGCTGTTGCAGATAATGAAAACGTTAAACGTATAATGCAAAAGCAAATTAGCGATGCAAGTGATTATGCAGTCACAAAATTTGCACGTGATATGATCGACTCTTGTGACAATTTAAAAAAAGCAATGGAAAACTTGAAAGATGATGATCCTATTCATGAGGGAATAAAAGTGGCGCACCAAAAGATTGTGAGTGATCTAAAAAAACATGGAATAGAAGAAATAGATCCAATAGGTAACTCTTTTGACAGCAATTTACATCAAGCTGTTGTGGAAAGAGAAGATAATGAAAAAGAGCCTGGCACTATTGTAGAAGTACTACAAACTGGTTATACCATTAAAAATAGGTTGCTTCGTCCTGCAATGGTTATTCTTTCTAAAAAATCTGCTGATTGCGAAAGTAACTAA
- a CDS encoding cell cycle transcriptional regulator TrcR, with protein MGDVFSMSMESSKDNKDRNEQFLMQVAAWLVDNTSLTFDQIAKCCKLSLEKVQDIADEEIEVEKYDPIISEIITEKEIDDCKKNPNRVPNLIIKNIKKRAKTVSILGFPSTARRRNKPNAICYLVRKFPILNNHVIAKLVSTTNYTVKQVRDRSHHNMLNIKPQDPVLLGLCSQENLEVEVERAEIEEEKKQRLKNINNSY; from the coding sequence ATGGGAGATGTTTTTTCGATGTCAATGGAATCTTCTAAAGACAATAAAGATAGAAATGAACAATTTCTCATGCAAGTAGCTGCTTGGTTGGTTGATAACACTAGCTTAACTTTTGATCAAATAGCAAAATGTTGCAAGTTATCCCTTGAAAAAGTACAAGACATAGCTGATGAGGAAATAGAAGTTGAAAAGTATGACCCTATTATTTCTGAAATAATTACTGAAAAAGAAATCGATGATTGCAAAAAAAATCCAAATCGTGTACCAAATTTGATTATAAAAAATATAAAAAAAAGGGCAAAGACGGTTAGCATTCTTGGCTTTCCTTCTACAGCAAGGCGTAGAAATAAACCTAATGCAATTTGTTATTTGGTAAGAAAATTTCCTATCTTGAACAATCATGTTATAGCTAAGCTAGTTAGTACAACAAATTACACAGTTAAGCAGGTAAGAGATAGATCTCATCATAACATGCTCAATATCAAACCTCAAGATCCTGTACTACTTGGTTTATGTAGCCAGGAAAATTTAGAAGTGGAAGTAGAAAGAGCGGAAATAGAAGAAGAGAAGAAACAAAGATTAAAAAATATAAATAATAGCTATTGA
- a CDS encoding peptidylprolyl isomerase: MSIRNFFTKAIVLLLVCLLIFMGIGNLLSNDDERKELAKVGKEVITSDEYKLLYQNYEKQISGSDISKEQVKKLKYDLLNALIEQKLLFNLISELGLKVGEESIKSHIKNTKYFQDDKGEFDHNKFHQTLNSLHITEKEYIEKLEKILPAMMFMTSLFKDNYPITFGESVDEQIYKNRYQTRVIDIVKITGDAITNVPEPDDQALLDLYERNKSNFYYPEYRTAQYISLDQKYFEDQIRISDEEVDSIIEHQELKNQRDIFNVIFPTKEKAEIARRALEESKASFEDIIEEFSKVKLEETRVNNITKDFLPENMREKVFALKTGEVSEVLTSNFGWHVIKVESIHQISDEDLVDLKKDIRSVLTNQKSFEKVNDFINQVNYKIYNGATIEEISNNYNLPIQTIGPVDASGKDQSGNEVGNFSDFISFIFSREKDQKSYFKGVGDTVVGVKITDIIPPKLQSFEESRESAIKLWHSEFIKEKMFKMGQEVAVQLREKTDLEEMQGIKLVKGQQIQRNEQNYPFSFIEEIFNMKTTNSVTDPIQYNNEIIIGVLKEMHSSNGKLNMLDTGKRVMISLKEQLISYLKSKYRVEVNHAMIDDI, encoded by the coding sequence ATGAGTATTAGAAATTTTTTTACCAAGGCAATCGTTCTCCTTTTAGTTTGCTTATTAATCTTTATGGGGATTGGCAATCTTTTATCAAATGATGATGAAAGGAAAGAATTAGCTAAAGTAGGAAAGGAAGTGATAACATCAGATGAATATAAATTACTATATCAAAATTATGAAAAGCAAATTTCTGGATCTGATATAAGTAAAGAACAAGTAAAAAAGCTGAAATATGATTTACTTAACGCACTTATAGAGCAAAAACTATTGTTTAACCTAATTAGCGAACTTGGATTAAAAGTTGGAGAAGAATCTATCAAAAGCCATATAAAAAATACCAAGTACTTTCAGGACGATAAAGGAGAATTTGACCATAATAAATTCCATCAAACTCTAAATAGCCTGCATATAACAGAAAAGGAATATATAGAAAAACTAGAGAAAATCCTGCCTGCAATGATGTTCATGACTTCGTTATTTAAAGATAATTATCCGATAACTTTTGGTGAGAGTGTTGATGAGCAGATATACAAAAATCGCTACCAAACTAGAGTAATTGATATTGTTAAAATAACTGGGGATGCAATTACAAACGTTCCTGAACCAGATGATCAAGCCTTACTTGATTTGTATGAAAGAAATAAGTCCAATTTTTATTACCCTGAGTATCGAACTGCGCAATACATTTCTCTGGATCAAAAATATTTTGAAGATCAAATCAGAATTTCAGATGAAGAGGTTGATAGTATAATAGAACATCAGGAACTTAAAAATCAAAGAGACATATTCAATGTGATATTTCCTACCAAAGAAAAAGCTGAAATAGCAAGAAGAGCGCTTGAAGAAAGTAAAGCAAGCTTTGAAGACATAATAGAAGAGTTCAGTAAAGTAAAACTTGAAGAAACCAGAGTAAATAATATAACTAAGGATTTCTTACCTGAAAATATGAGAGAAAAGGTATTTGCTCTCAAAACAGGTGAAGTAAGTGAAGTTTTAACAAGCAATTTTGGATGGCACGTAATAAAGGTAGAAAGCATACATCAAATCTCTGATGAAGACTTGGTTGATTTAAAAAAAGACATAAGGTCAGTTTTAACCAATCAAAAGTCTTTTGAAAAAGTCAATGATTTCATAAATCAAGTGAATTATAAGATATACAATGGTGCAACGATTGAAGAAATCTCCAATAATTACAATTTACCTATACAAACCATTGGTCCAGTAGATGCTAGTGGAAAAGACCAAAGTGGTAATGAAGTAGGAAATTTCAGTGATTTCATTTCTTTCATTTTTTCACGCGAGAAAGATCAGAAGAGTTATTTTAAGGGTGTTGGAGATACTGTTGTTGGTGTAAAAATCACTGATATTATTCCTCCTAAATTACAAAGTTTTGAAGAAAGTAGGGAATCAGCCATAAAGCTTTGGCATAGTGAATTTATAAAAGAAAAAATGTTTAAAATGGGACAAGAAGTAGCAGTTCAACTAAGAGAAAAGACAGATTTGGAAGAAATGCAAGGTATAAAATTGGTTAAAGGCCAGCAAATACAACGCAATGAACAAAACTACCCTTTTTCTTTCATAGAAGAAATTTTCAATATGAAAACAACTAATTCGGTAACAGATCCTATTCAATACAATAATGAAATTATAATAGGCGTTCTAAAAGAAATGCATTCATCAAATGGTAAATTAAACATGCTTGACACCGGAAAACGTGTGATGATATCGCTAAAGGAACAGTTAATTAGCTATCTAAAATCAAAGTATAGAGTAGAAGTTAATCATGCTATGATTGATGATATATAA
- the rpsP gene encoding 30S ribosomal protein S16 has protein sequence MAVKIRLARFGAKKRPFYRIVVADSRAPRDGRFIERIGQYDPMLPKDNKNRVVVKADRLKHWLSVGAQATERVMWFIKKGIVDLETESKKIEKKKVEKVQGQEA, from the coding sequence ATGGCAGTTAAAATAAGGTTAGCAAGGTTTGGGGCAAAGAAACGTCCTTTTTATAGGATAGTTGTAGCCGACTCACGAGCACCAAGAGATGGACGCTTTATTGAGAGAATAGGACAATATGATCCAATGTTGCCAAAAGACAATAAAAATCGTGTTGTGGTAAAAGCTGATAGATTAAAACATTGGCTAAGTGTAGGAGCGCAAGCAACTGAAAGGGTAATGTGGTTCATTAAAAAAGGCATAGTAGATTTAGAAACAGAATCGAAAAAAATAGAAAAGAAAAAAGTTGAGAAAGTACAAGGGCAAGAAGCATAA
- the trpS gene encoding tryptophan--tRNA ligase: MEEVVFSGIQPSGVLHLGNYLGAIKQWIGLQDKYKSLFCVVDLHAITANKLPANELKNNIFKAAATYIACGIDPEKSIIFNQSAVSGHAELGWLLGCYTPIGWLNRMTQFKDKAGSDRQKASLGLYSYPVLMAADILLYQTKYVPVGDDQKQHLELARDIASAFNNHYKCSHFIIPEILTLDCTSRIMSLRDGASKMSKSDSSEYSCINLDDTDDLIVRKIEKAKTDSILGFDFATLKCRPEVNNLVNIYSVLSDLNVEKVCEEVNKHDMKHFKKELAGLIISVISPIREKMNGLLADQLHLHKILKEGAEKAAEIANNNIKEIKDIIGFVQ; this comes from the coding sequence ATGGAAGAAGTTGTCTTCTCAGGTATTCAGCCAAGTGGAGTATTACACTTGGGCAATTATCTTGGTGCAATTAAGCAGTGGATAGGGTTGCAGGATAAATATAAATCTCTTTTTTGTGTTGTTGATCTGCATGCAATCACAGCAAATAAGCTTCCCGCAAATGAATTAAAAAATAATATTTTTAAAGCAGCAGCAACTTATATTGCATGTGGAATAGATCCGGAAAAGTCGATTATTTTCAATCAATCCGCAGTTAGTGGTCATGCAGAATTGGGCTGGCTGCTAGGGTGCTATACACCAATTGGTTGGCTTAATCGTATGACTCAATTTAAAGATAAGGCTGGAAGCGATAGACAAAAAGCTTCTCTTGGGTTATATAGCTACCCAGTACTTATGGCTGCGGATATATTGCTGTATCAAACTAAATATGTTCCTGTTGGCGATGATCAAAAACAGCATTTAGAACTTGCACGTGATATTGCATCAGCTTTTAACAATCATTATAAATGTAGTCATTTCATCATACCTGAAATCTTAACTTTGGATTGTACATCAAGGATAATGAGCTTAAGAGATGGAGCAAGCAAGATGAGCAAATCTGATTCTTCAGAATACTCATGCATTAACCTTGACGATACAGATGACTTGATTGTCAGGAAAATAGAAAAAGCAAAAACAGATTCAATTCTAGGCTTTGATTTTGCTACTTTAAAGTGCCGTCCAGAAGTAAACAATTTGGTAAACATTTATTCAGTGCTTAGTGATTTAAATGTGGAAAAAGTGTGTGAAGAAGTGAATAAACATGATATGAAACACTTTAAAAAAGAGTTAGCTGGCTTAATCATCAGTGTTATATCACCCATACGTGAGAAGATGAACGGTCTTTTGGCGGATCAGCTCCATTTACATAAAATATTAAAAGAAGGTGCAGAAAAAGCAGCAGAGATTGCAAATAACAATATAAAAGAGATCAAGGATATTATAGGGTTTGTTCAATAA
- the rho gene encoding transcription termination factor Rho, translating to MTTINEDVLAKEKVVDQPEKSEQIHNANAVKQITSEGAEKHKKTLDLSELKEKTAEELLELAEERKISTSGKGNGRMLKQEMIFSLMKKMSEEGGITTGSGVVEILPDGFGFLRSSSANYAPSTDDVYISNGQIKKFNLRTGDMACGEIRPPGDKERYFTLTKVHSINSTEISELRKYVHFDNLLPLYPEKSLILENNSSGDNKKDINMRAVDIVTPLGKGQRALIVAPPRTGKTILLQQMAHSIATNHPEIELIVLLIDERPEEVTDMIRSVKGEVVSSTFDEPAYRHVQLAEIVIEKAKRMVEHKKDVVILLDSITRLARAYNAVIPSSGKVLTGGVDSNALQRPKRFFGAARNIENGGSLTIIATALIETGSKMDDVIFEEFKGTGNAEIILDRKLADKRIFPAIDITKSGTRKEELLVDKAILNKIWVLRRILNPMGSVEAMEFLRDKLLLTKSNADFFNSMNH from the coding sequence ATGACAACAATCAATGAAGATGTCTTAGCAAAAGAAAAGGTTGTAGATCAACCTGAAAAAAGTGAACAAATTCATAATGCTAACGCAGTAAAACAAATAACCAGTGAAGGTGCTGAAAAACACAAGAAAACATTGGACCTGAGCGAATTGAAAGAAAAAACAGCAGAAGAATTGTTAGAGCTAGCTGAAGAAAGAAAAATTTCAACTAGTGGTAAAGGCAATGGCAGGATGCTAAAACAGGAAATGATATTCAGTTTAATGAAGAAAATGAGTGAAGAAGGAGGCATAACCACAGGAAGTGGAGTAGTGGAAATATTGCCTGATGGTTTTGGCTTCTTACGTTCATCAAGTGCAAATTATGCTCCAAGTACCGATGATGTTTATATTTCCAATGGCCAAATAAAGAAGTTTAATTTACGTACAGGAGATATGGCATGTGGAGAAATAAGGCCACCTGGTGATAAGGAAAGATATTTTACTTTAACTAAGGTTCACAGTATAAACTCTACTGAAATCAGTGAATTAAGAAAGTACGTACATTTTGATAATTTGCTTCCACTTTATCCTGAAAAAAGCCTCATCCTTGAAAACAACAGTAGCGGAGATAATAAAAAAGATATAAACATGCGTGCTGTAGATATAGTTACACCTCTTGGAAAAGGACAAAGAGCATTGATAGTTGCTCCACCTCGTACAGGAAAAACGATATTGCTTCAGCAAATGGCTCACTCTATAGCTACAAATCATCCTGAAATAGAACTAATAGTATTACTTATAGATGAAAGACCCGAAGAGGTGACAGATATGATACGCTCTGTAAAGGGTGAAGTGGTAAGCTCTACATTTGATGAACCTGCCTACCGTCATGTCCAACTTGCTGAAATAGTAATAGAAAAAGCTAAAAGAATGGTTGAACACAAAAAAGATGTAGTGATTTTGCTTGATTCTATAACTCGTCTTGCACGTGCTTATAATGCAGTCATTCCTTCGTCTGGAAAGGTTCTAACCGGCGGTGTAGATTCAAATGCGCTGCAAAGACCAAAACGCTTTTTTGGAGCAGCTCGTAATATTGAAAATGGTGGTTCTTTGACAATCATCGCTACAGCCCTTATAGAAACTGGTTCAAAAATGGATGATGTTATTTTTGAAGAGTTTAAAGGCACAGGTAATGCTGAAATTATACTAGATAGAAAACTTGCTGATAAACGTATATTCCCTGCTATTGATATTACAAAATCCGGAACAAGGAAGGAAGAGCTATTAGTTGATAAGGCCATACTAAATAAAATATGGGTATTGCGTAGGATACTTAATCCTATGGGGTCTGTTGAAGCAATGGAGTTTTTACGTGACAAACTACTTTTAACAAAGAGCAATGCTGACTTTTTTAACTCCATGAATCACTAA
- a CDS encoding triosephosphate isomerase: MSFLIVANWKMNGTRSSFVDFIGKLNNKSNEITSKLVICPPFTSFPSSIELNNNIKIGGQNCHHKEFGSYTGEISAGMLKELGCSYVILGHSERAHEKDSEIKLKSKTAIESGLHPIICVGENLEDYKNKKTKEVIEYQCKNRLPTQGEYTIAYEPIWAIGTGNVPNNDAIAEVIEIIKFCTGKKHIIYGGSVSSENIENLLSIPNLLGVLIGSASLDFDHFYKVIQQVEKKFSLINSKSR, encoded by the coding sequence ATGTCCTTTTTAATAGTAGCAAATTGGAAAATGAATGGAACACGTTCTTCATTTGTTGACTTTATAGGCAAACTTAACAACAAGAGCAACGAAATTACCTCTAAATTAGTAATTTGCCCTCCTTTTACATCATTTCCAAGCAGTATAGAGTTGAACAATAATATTAAAATAGGAGGACAGAATTGCCATCATAAAGAGTTCGGTTCTTACACAGGTGAAATTAGTGCAGGAATGTTGAAGGAACTAGGATGTAGTTACGTAATACTTGGACATTCTGAAAGGGCTCATGAAAAAGATAGTGAAATAAAACTCAAATCGAAAACAGCAATAGAATCAGGATTACACCCAATCATCTGTGTAGGTGAAAATTTAGAAGATTATAAAAATAAAAAAACAAAAGAAGTAATAGAATATCAATGCAAAAACCGTTTGCCAACACAAGGTGAATATACCATAGCATACGAACCGATATGGGCAATAGGAACAGGAAATGTGCCAAATAATGACGCAATTGCTGAGGTGATAGAGATAATAAAATTTTGTACTGGTAAAAAACACATTATATATGGTGGCTCAGTCAGCTCAGAAAATATAGAAAACTTGCTCAGTATTCCAAATTTATTAGGAGTTTTAATTGGTAGTGCAAGCTTAGATTTTGATCACTTTTATAAAGTTATACAACAAGTTGAGAAAAAATTTTCTCTTATCAATTCTAAAAGTAGATAA
- a CDS encoding polyprenyl synthetase family protein, whose product MLNTDLTKSSKLDDIVSSDLLAMNDFIFKNVNDEGTKLATDITSHLINSGGKKIRPKLIFIICKMLNYSGESRVNIAASVEFIHNATLLHDDVLDESKSRHGVATANKIWGNKSSILVGDLLLTLAFRWLIECGNLSVLSILSKASNLLVKGEIKQMTTRFDPNTIRKNYFNIIGEKTASLFSACCEAASVVSGATSDETERLRNFGFNFGMAFQIIDDVLDYTANQCTLGKQLGKDFFEGKVTLPSIIAYEKGSSSEQKFWEKSFSSARHNFDQALQYINHHNAIHVSMEEAKHYINMAQSNIDTFSDSLYKTALIDFLNASIERQG is encoded by the coding sequence ATGCTAAACACTGATTTAACAAAAAGTAGTAAATTAGATGATATTGTATCTTCTGATTTATTGGCTATGAATGACTTTATCTTCAAAAATGTCAATGATGAAGGTACTAAGCTTGCTACCGATATTACATCTCATCTTATTAATTCAGGAGGAAAAAAGATAAGGCCTAAGCTCATTTTTATTATATGTAAAATGCTGAATTACTCTGGAGAGAGTAGGGTCAACATTGCTGCATCGGTAGAATTTATACACAACGCTACTTTACTTCATGATGATGTGCTTGATGAAAGTAAGTCACGCCATGGAGTTGCAACAGCAAATAAAATTTGGGGGAATAAATCAAGCATTTTAGTTGGTGATCTATTATTGACCTTAGCATTTAGATGGCTTATAGAATGTGGGAATTTAAGTGTTCTCTCTATTTTATCTAAGGCATCTAATTTGCTTGTCAAGGGTGAGATAAAGCAGATGACAACGCGTTTTGACCCTAACACAATTAGGAAAAATTATTTTAATATCATTGGAGAAAAGACAGCATCTTTATTTTCTGCATGCTGCGAGGCTGCATCAGTAGTATCTGGAGCCACAAGTGATGAAACAGAGAGGCTAAGGAATTTCGGGTTTAATTTTGGCATGGCATTCCAAATAATTGATGACGTGCTAGATTATACTGCTAATCAATGCACTTTAGGAAAGCAACTTGGAAAAGATTTCTTTGAAGGTAAAGTCACTTTACCTTCTATTATAGCATATGAAAAAGGCAGCTCATCAGAACAAAAATTCTGGGAGAAATCTTTTTCTTCAGCTAGACACAATTTTGACCAAGCATTACAATATATTAATCATCATAATGCCATTCATGTTTCTATGGAAGAAGCTAAACACTATATTAATATGGCGCAAAGTAATATTGATACTTTTTCTGATTCTCTTTATAAAACTGCTTTGATTGACTTTTTAAATGCAAGCATAGAAAGACAAGGATAG
- the rsmA gene encoding 16S rRNA (adenine(1518)-N(6)/adenine(1519)-N(6))-dimethyltransferase RsmA has translation MKKFSLKPKKSLGQNFILSNEITKRIVALAGSLKDFNVIEIGPGYGALTREILAYNPKFLLSIEKDSSLVKHHEQLLNEHQGKYRIIEADALNVVEKELVECPVKVIANLPYNISVALFLKWLNNIKFFTSLTLMFQKEVAERITAEPSSKDYGSLSVLSQLLCDIKKEFDIEPKEFFPRPKVYSSVITVKPLPTPRFAVNLETLTKLTRAVFAQRRKMLRNSLQSITSDVSTTLENAKLSGDERPESLTIEQFCLLANNVILR, from the coding sequence ATGAAAAAATTTTCACTGAAGCCAAAAAAGAGTCTAGGGCAAAATTTTATTTTATCGAATGAGATAACAAAAAGAATAGTTGCCTTAGCTGGTAGCCTGAAAGATTTTAATGTTATTGAAATTGGTCCTGGGTATGGTGCGTTAACAAGAGAAATATTAGCGTATAATCCAAAGTTTCTACTTTCTATAGAAAAAGATAGTAGTTTAGTGAAACATCACGAACAATTGCTAAATGAGCATCAGGGAAAATATAGAATTATAGAAGCGGATGCACTTAATGTTGTAGAAAAAGAGCTGGTAGAATGTCCAGTCAAAGTCATTGCTAACTTGCCTTACAATATCTCAGTAGCGTTATTTTTAAAGTGGTTAAATAATATAAAATTTTTTACGAGTTTGACGTTAATGTTCCAAAAGGAGGTAGCAGAGCGTATTACAGCAGAACCTAGTTCTAAAGATTATGGTTCCCTATCAGTGCTAAGCCAGTTACTATGCGACATAAAAAAGGAATTTGATATTGAACCTAAGGAATTTTTTCCAAGACCAAAAGTATATTCTTCAGTAATTACAGTAAAACCTTTACCCACTCCAAGATTTGCAGTAAATTTAGAAACCTTAACAAAGCTAACACGTGCTGTGTTCGCTCAAAGAAGAAAGATGCTGAGAAATAGCTTGCAAAGTATAACTAGTGATGTCTCAACTACTCTTGAGAATGCTAAACTGAGTGGAGACGAACGTCCAGAAAGCTTAACTATTGAGCAGTTCTGTTTGCTAGCAAATAATGTAATTTTGCGATAA
- the guaB gene encoding IMP dehydrogenase has translation MKKMEACYSFDDVLLLPAYSDVLPRDADTRTYLTNNIELNIPLISSAMDTVTESGFAIAIAQHGGIGCIHKNLSIDEQVLEVRRVKKYESWIVYNPITISPDKTVAEAVSLMREYNYSGIPVVDQRKLVGILTNRDVRFIEDQNMNIKVSEVMTKDKLVTVREQAVNSASAMKLLHANRIEKLLVVDENSCCIGLITVKDIEKYNRYPNSCKDSKGRLRVAAAIGTGKKDGIERCEALIEEEVDVVIVDTAHGHSQNVISTIKEIKKMYPNTQLIGGNITTKEAAEALIDAGVDAVKVGIGPGSICTTRIVTGVGMPQFSAIKNIAEVCKEKEVRLIADGGIKYSGDVAKAIAAGADTVMIGSIFAGTEESPGEIIMYKGRAYKEYRGMGSISAMKRGSASRYFQDSKLDLVPQGVEARVPFKGPASGVICQLIGGLQAAMGYTGNRNIEEMKKNCKFITITSSGLRESHAHDIIITQEAPNYAYQASNLSSDSE, from the coding sequence ATGAAAAAAATGGAAGCTTGTTATTCGTTTGACGATGTACTTCTCTTACCGGCCTATTCTGATGTATTGCCTCGTGATGCAGACACAAGAACTTATCTAACAAATAATATAGAACTAAATATCCCTCTCATATCCTCTGCAATGGACACTGTCACTGAATCAGGTTTTGCAATAGCTATTGCCCAACATGGTGGAATAGGTTGCATACATAAGAATTTATCAATAGATGAACAAGTGTTAGAAGTAAGAAGGGTGAAAAAATATGAAAGCTGGATCGTGTATAACCCAATTACAATTTCCCCAGATAAAACGGTTGCAGAAGCAGTTTCATTAATGAGAGAGTATAATTATTCCGGAATTCCTGTAGTTGATCAACGCAAGTTAGTGGGAATTTTAACTAATCGAGATGTGAGGTTTATTGAAGACCAGAACATGAATATAAAAGTTTCCGAGGTAATGACAAAAGATAAGTTAGTAACAGTTCGAGAGCAGGCAGTAAACAGCGCCTCAGCAATGAAATTGTTGCATGCAAATAGAATAGAGAAGCTTTTGGTTGTTGATGAAAATTCTTGTTGCATAGGTCTAATCACAGTTAAAGACATCGAAAAATACAATAGATATCCAAATTCATGTAAAGACAGTAAAGGTCGACTCAGAGTTGCCGCTGCAATTGGTACTGGTAAAAAAGACGGTATAGAAAGATGTGAAGCTTTGATCGAAGAAGAAGTTGATGTGGTTATTGTAGATACCGCTCACGGTCATTCCCAGAACGTTATCAGCACTATTAAGGAAATAAAAAAGATGTATCCGAATACTCAATTAATCGGTGGAAATATCACAACAAAAGAGGCTGCTGAAGCGTTGATTGATGCTGGTGTTGATGCAGTGAAGGTTGGAATAGGGCCAGGGTCAATTTGTACTACCAGAATAGTTACAGGTGTTGGTATGCCACAATTCTCTGCGATCAAGAATATTGCAGAGGTTTGTAAAGAAAAAGAAGTCAGACTAATTGCTGATGGTGGAATAAAATATTCGGGAGATGTTGCAAAAGCTATTGCAGCTGGTGCTGATACTGTGATGATAGGTTCAATCTTTGCTGGTACTGAGGAAAGCCCAGGTGAGATTATCATGTATAAGGGTAGAGCATATAAGGAATATCGAGGAATGGGATCTATTAGTGCAATGAAACGAGGGTCAGCTAGCCGTTATTTTCAAGATTCAAAACTTGATTTAGTCCCACAAGGAGTAGAAGCAAGAGTTCCTTTTAAAGGTCCAGCTTCAGGAGTGATCTGTCAGTTAATTGGTGGGTTGCAAGCTGCAATGGGCTACACTGGCAACCGTAATATAGAAGAGATGAAAAAAAACTGCAAATTTATCACTATTACTTCATCAGGATTAAGAGAAAGTCATGCTCATGATATAATCATTACACAGGAAGCTCCAAATTACGCTTACCAAGCATCTAATTTATCATCTGATTCAGAGTAG